The Syntrophobacterales bacterium genome includes a region encoding these proteins:
- a CDS encoding SufD family Fe-S cluster assembly protein: MLSALDKALLKTVADLEGIPKGAYNIRKNGKLESRSISANINIESDEKRDGIIVTIAPGTINESVHIPVILSQSGLNDVVYNTFIVGAGADVTIIAGCGIHCGGPEPEGHEGIHEFRIEKGARVKYVEKHFAGGNGVGKRSLNPTTKVFLGENAHAEMELTQIGGVDEANRVNEAVLGLGSSLLIMERVMTEGDQKAVSRNEIILAGENSSSNMVSRSVIKGNSRQNFYANMIARAKCFGHIECDAIIMDNGSNETIPALRAEHPDAELSHEASIGKIAGDQLMKLMSLGLSYEEAVNMIIQGFLR, from the coding sequence ATGCTCAGTGCTTTAGATAAGGCTCTCTTGAAGACCGTAGCGGATCTTGAGGGCATCCCCAAGGGCGCCTACAATATCAGAAAAAACGGCAAGTTGGAGTCACGTTCGATATCCGCCAACATAAATATCGAGAGCGACGAAAAGAGAGACGGGATTATAGTTACGATTGCGCCGGGGACGATCAACGAATCTGTTCACATCCCGGTCATTCTCAGCCAAAGCGGTCTCAACGACGTGGTTTACAATACCTTCATCGTCGGCGCCGGCGCCGACGTCACGATCATCGCCGGCTGCGGAATCCACTGCGGCGGCCCCGAGCCGGAAGGACACGAGGGCATCCACGAATTTCGCATTGAAAAAGGGGCGCGGGTCAAGTATGTGGAAAAACACTTTGCCGGCGGCAATGGAGTCGGGAAGAGGTCGCTGAACCCAACCACAAAGGTTTTTCTCGGGGAGAATGCCCACGCGGAGATGGAGCTCACCCAGATAGGCGGCGTTGATGAAGCGAACCGCGTCAACGAGGCGGTGCTTGGCCTCGGCAGCAGCCTGTTGATCATGGAGCGGGTAATGACCGAGGGCGACCAGAAAGCGGTTTCCCGCAACGAGATTATCCTGGCTGGGGAAAACAGCTCCTCCAACATGGTTTCCCGTTCTGTCATCAAGGGCAACTCCCGGCAGAATTTCTACGCGAACATGATTGCCCGGGCAAAGTGCTTCGGTCATATCGAGTGCGACGCGATCATCATGGATAACGGTTCCAACGAAACCATTCCCGCCCTGCGGGCCGAGCACCCCGATGCCGAACTCAGCCATGAGGCCTCCATTGGCAAGATTGCCGGCGACCAGTTGATGAAGCTGATGAGCCTCGGTCTTTCCTATGAAGAGGCGGTGAACATGATTATTCAGGGTTTTCTTCGGTAA
- a CDS encoding TatD family hydrolase, with the protein MMIDSHAHLEMDEFNEDRDNVVERARAAGLVAVIVVGTSVPDSAKAVEMIGIYDLVYASVGVHPHEVKDIDATTYDSLRVLAQRNKVVAIGEIGLDFYYNHSPRELQFQHFAEQLDLAIELELPVIIHDREAHAETLEFLGQRKGRLRGVLHCFSGDRRMAKKCLDLGFYLSIAGPVTYKKSEELREVARYLPADALLVETDSPYLAPEPFRGKRNEPAFVVETAQRVAEIRGITIEELEAATERNTRQLFAF; encoded by the coding sequence ATAATGATCGACAGCCACGCGCATCTGGAGATGGATGAATTCAATGAAGACCGGGATAATGTTGTGGAGAGAGCCAGAGCTGCCGGCCTTGTCGCGGTGATTGTGGTGGGAACGAGCGTTCCCGACAGCGCCAAGGCGGTGGAAATGATCGGTATTTATGATCTTGTTTATGCATCGGTCGGGGTTCATCCCCATGAGGTGAAAGACATTGACGCAACGACTTATGACTCCCTGCGGGTTCTTGCCCAAAGGAATAAGGTTGTGGCCATCGGGGAGATCGGACTTGATTTTTACTATAACCACTCTCCCCGCGAACTGCAATTTCAGCACTTTGCCGAGCAGCTTGATCTGGCGATTGAGCTCGAGCTTCCTGTTATTATTCACGATCGGGAGGCGCATGCGGAGACTCTTGAATTTCTCGGGCAGAGAAAGGGGCGGCTGCGCGGGGTGCTGCACTGCTTCTCCGGAGACCGGAGAATGGCGAAAAAGTGCCTTGACCTGGGGTTTTATCTGTCTATTGCCGGCCCTGTTACCTATAAAAAATCTGAAGAACTGCGGGAAGTTGCAAGATATTTGCCTGCGGATGCGCTCCTGGTAGAGACGGACTCCCCGTATCTTGCCCCGGAGCCCTTCCGGGGAAAGCGCAACGAACCCGCCTTCGTAGTCGAGACGGCGCAGAGGGTTGCGGAAATCAGGGGAATTACGATTGAGGAACTGGAGGCGGCGACGGAACGGAATACCAGGCAGCTTTTTGCCTTTTGA
- the thiD gene encoding bifunctional hydroxymethylpyrimidine kinase/phosphomethylpyrimidine kinase has protein sequence MRTELVVNVPKRVLTVAGSDSGGGAGIQADLKTITVLGGFGMSVVTALTAQNTLGVTAIQEVPPEFVAAQFDAVATDIGIDAAKTGMLSTSGIIRIVAAKIRQYGIEKLVVDPVMIAKGGAALIREEAMATLVTELLPLALILTPNIPEAEVLSGIKINNLSGMKEAAQIIRTLGPKYVIMKGGHLDGEAADLLCDSEGCRIFSSPRFATQDTHGTGCTFSAAITTLLAQGMDVPSAVEKAKRYISEAIRHAWRIGKGHGPTNHLAPLFANGDAKPPENWKSQENEGKS, from the coding sequence ATGAGAACGGAGCTTGTTGTTAATGTACCAAAAAGGGTGCTGACGGTAGCCGGTTCCGATTCCGGGGGCGGAGCGGGCATCCAGGCGGATTTAAAGACGATTACGGTGCTGGGGGGATTCGGGATGAGCGTTGTCACGGCGCTTACCGCCCAGAATACCCTCGGCGTTACGGCGATTCAGGAAGTCCCGCCGGAATTTGTCGCCGCCCAGTTCGATGCGGTGGCGACCGATATCGGGATTGACGCGGCAAAAACCGGGATGTTGTCCACCTCCGGCATAATCAGAATTGTGGCTGCCAAAATACGGCAGTACGGGATAGAAAAACTCGTAGTCGATCCCGTAATGATTGCCAAGGGGGGGGCGGCGCTTATTCGCGAAGAGGCCATGGCAACGCTCGTGACGGAACTCCTCCCGCTTGCCCTGATTCTTACCCCGAATATTCCGGAGGCGGAGGTTCTGTCCGGCATCAAAATCAATAATCTCTCCGGCATGAAGGAGGCTGCGCAGATTATCCGCACACTGGGGCCGAAATATGTGATTATGAAGGGCGGACATCTGGACGGCGAGGCGGCGGATCTGCTTTGCGACTCGGAAGGGTGCAGAATTTTCAGTTCCCCCCGCTTTGCCACACAGGACACCCACGGCACCGGCTGCACCTTCTCGGCGGCGATAACAACATTATTGGCCCAGGGTATGGATGTGCCGTCAGCGGTGGAAAAGGCAAAACGCTACATCTCCGAGGCGATTCGGCATGCCTGGCGGATAGGCAAGGGGCACGGACCGACCAACCATCTGGCGCCGCTTTTCGCAAATGGCGATGCGAAGCCGCCGGAGAATTGGAAAAGTCAGGAAAATGAGGGTAAATCATGA
- a CDS encoding SAM-dependent methyltransferase codes for MRESKYIDETPLNHRKDYGQFFTPPPVARLMAKWVIKDNPGTVIDPAFGLGVFYDEIIKINSINQVAFTGYEIDNHIITYLNHNGKSQNLRVINTDYLEADVGSFDGIICNPPYMRFQKFLKRHDILPKIEEKIGKKLIGYSNISSVFLVKSLTELNINGNLAFIMPFEFFNTGYGREIKKSLLNNHLLKQIIIFSNEKEIFPDATTTVCVLLCKNDGKKENIKITDIKANEELDGISDINNFYQKEVTPGDLPYNKKWSPIILSLFSERESPNNFCKLSLYGSFTRGIATGANDFFALTKSKIEKYHLSGNNYCKCIVRSSQIRKAVFTEDDFDRLYDEDKPVHCLDVKDHANQEIQKYIKEGEKLGYHKRYLTKTRHLWYEIENRKPAPILFGVFSRGRLKVIRNFTSAINFTCFHCFYPNLFGEQLTNKLFVYLLSDFGQEILKTNKRSYGDGLDKFEPGDLNDSLCPNQSQFEIMDDREAEEVIDKAKIDEDSAIQMSNNLMARIMSAQQGAAPDRYFSALHSGAAELCLSGE; via the coding sequence ATGCGTGAATCAAAATACATAGATGAAACCCCGCTTAATCACAGGAAAGATTATGGCCAGTTTTTTACGCCCCCCCCCGTTGCCCGGCTTATGGCAAAATGGGTTATTAAAGATAATCCGGGAACAGTTATAGATCCTGCATTTGGTTTAGGCGTTTTTTACGATGAAATAATAAAAATTAATTCAATAAATCAAGTGGCGTTCACTGGATACGAGATTGACAACCATATCATCACTTATCTTAATCATAACGGCAAAAGTCAAAACCTGCGAGTTATCAATACTGACTACCTGGAAGCTGACGTTGGCTCTTTTGACGGGATAATCTGCAATCCTCCCTATATGAGGTTTCAGAAATTTCTTAAACGCCATGACATCCTGCCAAAAATCGAAGAAAAAATAGGGAAAAAACTTATTGGGTACTCGAACATATCTTCTGTATTCCTTGTAAAGTCATTAACGGAGCTTAATATTAATGGAAATTTGGCGTTTATTATGCCCTTTGAGTTTTTTAATACCGGCTATGGGAGAGAAATCAAGAAAAGTCTCCTCAATAATCATTTGTTAAAGCAAATAATAATCTTTTCAAATGAAAAAGAAATCTTCCCCGATGCTACAACAACCGTTTGTGTGCTTCTTTGTAAAAATGACGGGAAAAAAGAAAACATAAAAATAACAGATATCAAAGCCAACGAAGAACTTGATGGAATATCTGATATTAATAATTTCTATCAGAAAGAAGTTACGCCTGGGGATTTGCCGTACAACAAAAAGTGGTCTCCTATTATTTTATCATTATTCTCTGAACGAGAATCACCAAATAATTTTTGTAAATTGTCTTTATATGGTTCGTTTACCAGGGGCATAGCTACCGGCGCAAATGATTTTTTTGCGCTAACAAAATCAAAAATTGAGAAGTATCACCTATCGGGAAATAATTATTGTAAATGTATTGTTAGAAGCTCCCAAATACGAAAAGCTGTATTTACGGAGGATGATTTCGATAGGCTTTATGATGAGGATAAACCGGTTCATTGTTTAGATGTAAAAGATCATGCGAACCAGGAAATACAAAAATACATAAAAGAAGGCGAAAAACTGGGGTATCACAAGCGGTATCTTACAAAAACAAGGCATCTCTGGTATGAAATTGAAAACAGAAAACCTGCTCCAATTTTGTTCGGCGTTTTTAGCCGCGGGCGTTTAAAGGTTATACGAAATTTCACATCGGCCATAAATTTTACATGTTTCCACTGCTTTTATCCAAATTTGTTTGGAGAACAACTTACCAACAAACTGTTTGTTTATTTGCTAAGCGACTTCGGGCAAGAGATATTGAAAACTAATAAACGAAGTTATGGGGATGGATTAGATAAGTTTGAGCCAGGCGATCTCAACGATAGTTTGTGCCCAAACCAAAGTCAATTTGAAATAATGGATGACAGGGAGGCCGAGGAGGTGATTGATAAAGCTAAAATTGATGAAGATTCAGCAATTCAAATGAGCAATAATTTGATGGCAAGAATTATGAGCGCTCAACAAGGCGCTGCACCTGATCGCTATTTTAGTGCGCTTCATAGCGGCGCGGCGGAGCTTTGTCTATCAGGAGAATAG
- a CDS encoding thiamine diphosphokinase, whose product MAESQDVVKAGKIIFIITGGELGGREFFRLKLAEKVPEAVICADGGARHLEMVGRIPDLVVGDMDSIDLGTLRRYEELGCRIVRHARRKNETDTELALQEALALEPREVWIWGALGKRLDHTLANLSLLSRGLKQAVLIKLVDQWCEVFMIAREAVLEGEKGQTVSLLPVTPKVTGVALSGFEYPLKNSEMEMGYPYGVSNRLIENRGLIEIGSGLLLAIRYFQPDVFPEGEER is encoded by the coding sequence ATGGCTGAATCGCAAGATGTTGTGAAAGCCGGAAAGATAATCTTTATCATCACCGGCGGGGAGCTCGGCGGACGCGAATTTTTCCGGCTTAAGCTTGCGGAAAAAGTGCCGGAGGCGGTTATTTGCGCCGACGGAGGCGCCCGTCATCTCGAAATGGTCGGGCGGATTCCCGATCTTGTGGTGGGCGACATGGATTCCATAGACCTTGGAACTCTCCGCCGTTATGAAGAATTGGGATGCCGAATTGTGCGGCATGCGCGAAGAAAGAACGAGACGGATACGGAACTGGCGCTCCAGGAAGCCCTCGCGCTCGAACCTCGCGAGGTGTGGATCTGGGGTGCCCTGGGGAAGCGGCTCGACCATACGCTGGCGAATCTCTCTCTTCTTTCCCGTGGGCTGAAGCAGGCAGTTCTGATCAAACTGGTCGATCAGTGGTGCGAGGTTTTCATGATCGCTCGTGAGGCGGTTCTGGAAGGGGAAAAAGGCCAAACCGTTTCCCTTTTGCCCGTCACCCCCAAGGTAACCGGGGTTGCACTTAGCGGTTTTGAATATCCTTTAAAAAACAGTGAAATGGAGATGGGTTATCCTTACGGCGTCAGTAACCGGCTTATAGAAAACCGGGGATTAATAGAGATCGGTTCGGGGCTGCTTTTGGCGATCAGGTATTTCCAGCCGGACGTTTTTCCGGAAGGGGAGGAGAGATGA
- the cytX gene encoding putative hydroxymethylpyrimidine transporter CytX encodes MKEKGGLTGVSLFFLWFGAAVSVAEMLTGGYLAELGWKRGILAILLGHLVGTVLLALAGLIGFRERLPAIASTRISFGKQGSYLISAINILQLVGWTAIMIIEGGTAMSSIAASLWHFDHPVVMSFAIGALVGLWVFWGVRGFKVINTVAASLLLILTIVMSVVICTSPAGTMGAATGKGAFGMGFELSIIMPLSWFPLISDYTSLAKTKKGALTAPFLGYFIGSCWMYFIGLAGALLFGSPDPTRIMLAANLGLTALAIIGLSTVTTTFLDVYSAGISLLNIFPKISDRVAALLFALVGTLVALIFPMSRYTDFLYLLGSVFSPLIAILLVDYFVVRQDNRKLRADGVATASLVIGISFYYLIKAIDLPVGATLTTIVFTALLHFLLRKCWKMLVKNPSKLSSGVKHP; translated from the coding sequence ATGAAAGAGAAGGGCGGTTTGACAGGCGTGAGTCTGTTTTTTCTCTGGTTCGGGGCGGCTGTTTCCGTGGCCGAGATGCTGACGGGGGGATATCTTGCGGAATTGGGGTGGAAGCGGGGCATCCTGGCGATACTGCTTGGTCACCTGGTCGGGACAGTGCTTTTGGCGCTGGCAGGTCTGATCGGTTTCCGGGAGCGGCTTCCGGCCATTGCCTCGACGCGGATCTCGTTCGGCAAACAGGGATCATACCTGATTTCGGCCATCAATATCCTGCAGCTTGTCGGCTGGACGGCGATCATGATCATCGAAGGAGGGACTGCGATGAGCAGCATTGCCGCTTCCCTCTGGCATTTCGACCATCCGGTCGTCATGTCGTTCGCGATCGGTGCCCTGGTCGGGCTTTGGGTATTCTGGGGGGTCAGGGGATTCAAGGTGATCAACACCGTCGCCGCCTCGCTGCTTCTCATTTTGACGATTGTGATGAGCGTGGTGATTTGCACCAGTCCGGCCGGCACGATGGGGGCGGCGACAGGGAAGGGGGCTTTCGGAATGGGTTTTGAGCTTTCAATCATCATGCCGCTTAGCTGGTTTCCCTTAATCTCCGATTATACTTCGCTGGCAAAGACCAAAAAGGGGGCGCTGACTGCCCCGTTTCTGGGCTACTTCATCGGGAGTTGCTGGATGTACTTCATCGGGCTGGCGGGAGCGTTGCTCTTTGGTTCGCCGGATCCGACGAGGATCATGCTGGCCGCTAACCTGGGATTGACGGCCCTGGCGATCATCGGGCTTTCCACGGTGACGACGACCTTTCTTGACGTCTATTCCGCGGGGATATCGCTGCTCAATATCTTTCCCAAAATCAGCGATCGGGTTGCGGCGCTTCTTTTTGCCTTGGTCGGCACACTGGTCGCCCTGATCTTTCCGATGTCCCGTTATACCGATTTTCTCTACCTGCTGGGCTCGGTTTTTTCGCCGCTGATTGCGATCCTGCTCGTAGATTACTTTGTTGTGAGACAGGACAACCGCAAGCTAAGGGCTGACGGCGTAGCCACTGCTTCCCTTGTTATTGGAATTTCCTTCTATTATCTGATAAAAGCAATCGATCTGCCGGTCGGGGCTACGCTTACCACCATTGTTTTCACGGCGCTGCTTCACTTTCTGCTGCGCAAATGTTGGAAGATGTTGGTGAAAAATCCGTCAAAGCTGTCTTCAGGGGTGAAACATCCCTGA
- a CDS encoding HD domain-containing protein produces the protein MFNPDFNAAADIVRRLKDAGHEAYFVGGCVRDFIRGKNPGDYDIATSAHPGEVRKIFPRTIPVGESFGIILVVEKDRTYEVATFRTEEGYNDGRRPSSVSFATVQEDVLRRDFTINGLLMNPQTGEISDYVNGRRDIERQLISTIGDPERRFAEDRLRMLRAIRFAANLNFQIDSGTFAAISKNAEAIKCISAERISAELTAILVGGGARRGMELLSDSGLLKEILPEVQALRGVSQPPAFHPEGDVWEHTQRMLALLPRPGEKVDLRLAWGVLLHDVGKAMTRFEDERGVHFYGHDERGVEAARGILARLRFSNQDKETILALIREHMMFMNVTKMRTARLKRFLRMPDFDLHLELHRLDCIGSHGMLGYYEFCLQKMQEYPVEELRPSPLLTGKDLITMGFVPGPAFKEMLLAVEEAQLTGEIVDAAEARALVRRRWGGGNCD, from the coding sequence ATGTTCAATCCTGATTTTAACGCTGCTGCCGACATTGTCCGCCGACTGAAGGATGCCGGACATGAAGCCTATTTTGTCGGCGGCTGTGTCCGGGATTTTATCCGGGGCAAGAATCCGGGGGACTACGATATTGCCACCTCCGCGCACCCCGGGGAGGTGCGGAAGATATTTCCCCGAACGATCCCGGTGGGCGAGAGCTTCGGCATCATCCTGGTAGTCGAAAAGGACAGAACCTACGAGGTGGCAACCTTCCGCACTGAGGAAGGCTATAATGACGGCCGTCGGCCCTCCAGCGTTTCCTTCGCTACCGTCCAGGAGGATGTGCTGCGGCGGGACTTCACGATCAACGGTTTGTTGATGAACCCGCAGACAGGCGAAATAAGCGATTATGTAAATGGCCGCCGTGATATAGAAAGACAGCTCATAAGCACGATCGGCGACCCTGAGAGGCGTTTCGCCGAGGATCGCCTGCGGATGCTCCGGGCGATCCGCTTTGCGGCCAATCTCAATTTCCAGATAGATTCCGGCACGTTTGCCGCCATCTCGAAAAACGCAGAGGCCATCAAGTGCATCAGCGCCGAGCGGATCTCCGCTGAACTAACCGCCATCCTTGTCGGCGGCGGGGCCAGAAGGGGGATGGAACTCCTTAGTGATTCAGGACTCTTGAAAGAGATATTGCCGGAGGTTCAAGCCCTGCGCGGGGTTTCGCAGCCCCCTGCCTTCCATCCGGAAGGGGACGTCTGGGAGCATACCCAGCGGATGCTTGCACTTTTGCCGCGTCCCGGGGAAAAGGTCGATTTGCGCCTTGCCTGGGGGGTTTTGCTCCACGATGTGGGCAAGGCCATGACCCGATTCGAGGACGAGCGGGGCGTTCATTTTTACGGTCACGATGAACGGGGGGTGGAGGCAGCGCGGGGGATACTCGCAAGGCTGCGCTTCTCCAATCAGGATAAGGAAACAATCCTTGCCCTGATCCGGGAACACATGATGTTTATGAACGTAACCAAAATGCGGACGGCCCGTTTGAAGCGTTTTCTGCGGATGCCCGATTTTGACCTGCATCTTGAACTCCACCGCCTCGACTGCATAGGAAGCCACGGGATGCTCGGTTATTATGAATTCTGCCTGCAAAAAATGCAGGAGTATCCAGTGGAGGAACTCCGGCCGTCCCCGCTATTAACAGGTAAAGATTTGATAACAATGGGTTTCGTTCCCGGTCCGGCGTTCAAGGAGATGCTCCTTGCCGTCGAAGAGGCGCAGCTTACCGGGGAGATTGTCGATGCCGCGGAAGCGCGGGCATTGGTGCGTAGGCGCTGGGGGGGTGGCAATTGTGATTGA
- a CDS encoding AccI family restriction endonuclease yields the protein MYKYDISDLIEQSPLEINTEIQMCGHPPTMASSEFLTNKEQGDWAEKIVSKAINEYSDDYFAVEYGRSESIAAGDDGFADFYMEYQSELNAIGKRPDILIFRVSDFPARSIDIENDEHIRRAVAALEVKSSSFLADKYAAFMRSRQQQAINKCTEIKNAILNTAFDNLLRRKNETIYNLIANATDDTFKELDFRCPSWSLTKELRDLTALLKDIKENIKILHKRDYLSITPKMEDIALVNRWIQQYNVKHFYLQVFFDKAYIISFKDILTLISNDNNDGNNFSIERDVKNQGKTTIKINVQVGKEVLGKIDMPGHKSAMKELDRGRLLFYVAFEGGKGYLDNKIFLRDVINA from the coding sequence ATGTACAAATACGACATTAGTGACCTGATTGAACAATCGCCGCTGGAAATTAATACTGAAATACAAATGTGCGGCCACCCACCGACGATGGCAAGCTCTGAATTTCTTACGAACAAAGAGCAGGGCGATTGGGCAGAAAAAATTGTTTCTAAGGCAATAAATGAATACTCAGATGATTATTTTGCTGTTGAGTATGGACGTTCTGAATCAATAGCCGCAGGCGATGACGGGTTTGCCGATTTCTATATGGAATATCAGAGTGAGCTCAATGCCATAGGGAAAAGACCGGATATACTAATATTCAGGGTCAGCGATTTCCCCGCGCGAAGTATTGATATCGAAAATGATGAGCACATAAGGCGAGCGGTGGCTGCTCTTGAAGTTAAATCAAGTTCGTTTTTAGCAGATAAGTATGCGGCGTTCATGCGCAGCAGGCAACAGCAGGCCATTAATAAATGCACCGAAATCAAAAATGCAATTTTAAACACTGCATTTGACAATCTATTAAGGCGTAAAAATGAGACAATCTACAATCTCATAGCAAATGCTACAGATGATACATTTAAAGAATTGGACTTTCGTTGTCCCTCATGGTCATTAACAAAAGAGTTGAGAGATTTAACAGCATTATTGAAAGACATAAAGGAAAACATCAAGATATTGCATAAACGTGATTATTTGAGCATTACCCCCAAAATGGAAGATATTGCCCTCGTCAACCGGTGGATACAGCAATACAATGTCAAACATTTCTATCTACAGGTATTTTTTGACAAAGCCTATATAATATCCTTTAAGGATATTTTGACGTTGATCTCAAACGATAACAATGACGGCAATAATTTCTCTATTGAGCGAGATGTTAAAAATCAAGGTAAAACTACGATAAAAATAAATGTACAAGTTGGGAAAGAAGTCTTGGGAAAGATCGATATGCCTGGACATAAATCCGCCATGAAAGAATTAGACAGAGGCCGGCTACTGTTTTACGTCGCCTTTGAAGGCGGGAAAGGATATCTTGATAACAAAATATTCCTAAGGGATGTTATTAATGCGTGA
- a CDS encoding phosphomannose isomerase type II C-terminal cupin domain, with translation MQPSDKKTADQKIDSDHRPWGFYEVLSDAADSKVKRITVYPGQRLSLQRHFHRSEHWYVVSGEAVVTRNGEEISLNSCQSVDLPVLAWHRIRNVGTANVVFIEVQTGDYFGEDDIERSEDDYGRV, from the coding sequence ATGCAACCATCTGACAAGAAAACCGCCGACCAGAAGATAGACAGCGATCATCGCCCCTGGGGCTTTTACGAAGTTCTCTCCGACGCAGCGGACAGCAAGGTAAAGCGAATCACCGTCTATCCGGGTCAAAGGCTCAGTCTCCAGCGCCATTTTCACCGTTCGGAACACTGGTACGTAGTAAGCGGCGAGGCCGTTGTGACCAGAAACGGCGAGGAGATCAGCCTGAACTCCTGTCAATCCGTGGATTTGCCGGTACTTGCCTGGCACCGCATCCGCAACGTCGGCACGGCAAATGTGGTTTTTATCGAGGTGCAGACCGGCGACTATTTCGGAGAGGACGATATCGAACGCTCAGAGGACGACTACGGGAGGGTGTAG
- a CDS encoding C40 family peptidase has protein sequence MRSVLAGALLCGLTVVFVLMFSGCSGPLVRRLPPHPERTAVIEKKALPRLGYTIQAGAFASAENAAVFTRRLKDDGLDSTYFVAREGLYKVRFGNFVSKKEARDLAEKLRQKGVIAEFYIVSPEQYSASRRDKRGDAYFREELVKTARSFLGVRYLWGGESAETGFDCSGLTMTVYQLNGMALPRNSREQFAAGNSVEISSVQKGDLIFFAGVGSKVSHVGIYIGDDKFIHAPGSGKKIRIDTLARDYFRRTFVGAKSYL, from the coding sequence ATGCGTTCAGTTTTAGCAGGAGCTCTTCTTTGCGGTTTGACAGTGGTATTTGTCCTGATGTTTTCCGGGTGTAGCGGTCCGTTGGTGCGCCGCCTCCCGCCCCATCCTGAAAGAACGGCGGTCATTGAAAAAAAAGCCCTGCCGCGCCTGGGATACACCATTCAGGCAGGGGCCTTCGCCAGTGCGGAGAACGCCGCGGTCTTTACCCGTCGGTTAAAGGATGACGGGCTTGATTCAACCTATTTTGTCGCCCGCGAGGGACTCTACAAGGTTCGTTTCGGCAATTTTGTCTCGAAAAAGGAGGCCCGCGATCTTGCTGAGAAACTAAGGCAGAAGGGGGTAATCGCCGAGTTCTACATAGTAAGTCCCGAGCAATACTCAGCTTCCCGGAGGGATAAACGCGGCGACGCCTATTTCCGGGAGGAACTGGTCAAAACCGCCCGGAGCTTTCTGGGGGTTCGCTACCTCTGGGGCGGTGAATCCGCCGAGACGGGTTTCGATTGCAGCGGCCTGACGATGACCGTTTACCAGCTCAACGGCATGGCTTTGCCGCGCAACTCCCGTGAGCAATTTGCGGCAGGAAATTCCGTGGAAATTTCTTCGGTACAGAAGGGGGACTTGATTTTTTTCGCCGGGGTGGGCAGCAAGGTCTCACATGTCGGCATTTATATCGGTGATGACAAGTTCATCCACGCCCCGGGAAGCGGCAAGAAAATAAGAATCGACACCCTGGCAAGGGATTATTTCCGCCGCACCTTCGTCGGGGCGAAATCGTACCTGTGA
- a CDS encoding ATP-binding cassette domain-containing protein has translation MLELRDLCFSVTEKDEKNGEKQRDIIDKMNFTFEAGKFYAITGPNGSGKTTLSKLIMGINQPSAGSIHFEGKDISVMTIAERANAGIAYSFQQPARFKGITFRDLLSVAARTENEEKLIGIVRRVGICPLSFLDKPVDATLSGGEIKKIELATTIARNPKLAIYDEPDTGIDLWTIMPMVNLLKKEQSEHQTTTIVVSHNRSFLEAADNILIIDQGKLMYQGNLENALPMLNDFRICSFSPCPCPEGEKDAQCFR, from the coding sequence ATGCTGGAATTAAGGGATTTGTGTTTTTCCGTAACGGAAAAGGACGAGAAAAACGGAGAAAAACAGCGTGATATCATTGACAAAATGAATTTCACTTTTGAAGCGGGGAAGTTCTATGCGATCACCGGCCCCAACGGCAGCGGCAAGACGACCTTGTCCAAGCTGATCATGGGGATAAACCAGCCGTCCGCGGGGAGCATCCATTTCGAGGGGAAAGATATCTCGGTCATGACGATCGCCGAGCGGGCGAATGCCGGAATTGCATACAGTTTTCAACAACCGGCCCGTTTCAAGGGGATAACGTTCCGGGACCTCCTGTCGGTTGCCGCCAGGACGGAGAACGAGGAAAAGCTCATCGGGATTGTCAGAAGAGTGGGAATTTGTCCCCTTTCGTTTCTCGACAAGCCCGTTGACGCGACGCTTTCCGGGGGAGAAATCAAGAAGATAGAACTGGCGACAACGATTGCCCGAAATCCCAAGCTTGCCATCTATGACGAACCGGATACCGGGATTGACCTCTGGACCATCATGCCGATGGTCAACCTTCTGAAAAAAGAGCAGAGCGAGCACCAGACCACGACGATTGTCGTCAGCCACAACCGTTCCTTTCTGGAGGCCGCTGACAACATCCTGATTATTGATCAGGGTAAATTAATGTATCAGGGAAATCTGGAAAATGCCCTGCCGATGCTGAACGATTTCAGGATCTGCAGTTTCAGCCCCTGCCCGTGCCCGGAAGGAGAAAAAGATGCTCAGTGCTTTAGATAA